TCTGTGAATACCATTTTCTGCTTTTAAATATCCATAAGCATTTTCACCTTTAATAATAAACGAAACATCTTTTAAACCAGCTTCTTCACCATCTTGATAATCAAGAACCTCTATTTTGAAATCCATTCTTTCTGCCCATCTTAGATACATTCTATAAAGCATACTAGCCCAATCTTGAGACTCAGTTCCTCCAGCTCCTGGATGAATGGATATAATAGCATTAGATGAATCATCAGGATTACTTAGCATTACAGATATTTCAGTAGATCGTATTAGATTGTCTAACTCTTCAGCTTCACCATGAAGTAATTCAAAGGTATCTTCATCTTTTTCTTCAAGTGCCATCTCATAAAGTTCATTTGTACCACTTAAAGACTCATTGGCTTTTTTAAATTTAGATAACTTACTCAATATTCTATTTTTTTCAATACCAATTTTGGTAGCTGTTTCAACATCGTTCCAAAAGTCTTGTGAAGATTCTAACTCTTCTATCTCTTTTAGTCTTGATTTCAAAACATCAGGTTTGAGTATATCTTTTATATTTTGAAGTTTTTTATTTAATAATTTTAGTAATTCAGAGTATTCGTATGCATCCATTTAATTTGT
This portion of the Arcobacter nitrofigilis DSM 7299 genome encodes:
- the prfB gene encoding peptide chain release factor 2, coding for MDAYEYSELLKLLNKKLQNIKDILKPDVLKSRLKEIEELESSQDFWNDVETATKIGIEKNRILSKLSKFKKANESLSGTNELYEMALEEKDEDTFELLHGEAEELDNLIRSTEISVMLSNPDDSSNAIISIHPGAGGTESQDWASMLYRMYLRWAERMDFKIEVLDYQDGEEAGLKDVSFIIKGENAYGYLKAENGIHRLVRISPFDSNAKRHTSFASVMVSPEIDDNIDIVVEDKDIRIDTYRSSGAGGQHVNKTESAIRITHIATNIVVQCQNDRSQHKNKASAMKMLKSRLYEYELEKQQAVKDGVEKSEIGWGHQIRSYVMQPYQQIKDTRSNIGYSNVEAILDGDITKMIEDVLIATAR